CCTAAAGCCTGTTCCTCAGAACGACGAACTAAGGGCATCGCTCGAGGCGTACTCGCTCGAGAAGCTAACCGGTATGCTCAGCACCATGAAGTCGCTGCACAACAGAACCGATGTCGACACCAAGAATCGCGCCATCCGCGCCATCGAAATAGAGACCTACTATAGGGATCATCCGAACGAAAAGGAGGATTTTCCTAAGTTCACCAACATCTACTTTGGCATCGACATTCCCCGCGACCTGCGCCGCGAGCGCATCACCCAGCGGCTGCATCAGCGCCTCGACGAGGGGCTGATCGACGAGGTAAAATCGCTACTTGCCAAAGGCGTTACCATCGACGACCTCCTCTACTACGGGCTGGAGTACAAGTTTGTGGGCAGCTACCTCGACGGCAAGCTCGCCTACCCCGATATGGAAAGCGGTCTGGAGATGGCCATCCACCAGTTTGCCAAACGCCAGATGACCTGGTTCCGAGGCATGGAGCGAAAAGGTGCCACCATAAATTGGATTGAATACCAGCTTACGCTTGACGAAAAGGTGGAGCTGATTCTAGAGAAGATCGGACAATAGACAGTAGGGGAAAGTCAGCCAATTCAAATCATCGTAAATAATAGCACCCGAGCAAGAGGATAGCAATATCATATTATCGCCAAAATTGTACTTTTACCTCCAAATCGTAAGCAAAATCAACAAACAGAAGCGTAACAAAGACGAAAATGCATCGTTATGCAGGTAGCTACAAACGTTAGGACAAATTTATTTCGTATGAAGAAAATACACTTTAAACCAGCAGCACTGCTGCTCCTTTCTCTTATGGCATTCTCATCAGGAAAGGGGGCACACGCAGCAACCGGTGCAATAGCCATCGACACTGCGCTTACCAAGGAGGAAATCGCCAAGGGCATCCTCACCCCCGAAATCATGTGGAAGTTTGGACGCGTAGGCGCTCCTACCCTATCGCCCGACGGCCAACAGGTGGTATACCCCATCTCGTACTACAACCTAAAGGAGAACAAGGGCGTTACCAACCTTTACCTTTTATCTACCAAAGGTGGAGAACCTAAGAAGATAACCGACGAAAAGGGTTCGGAGTCGAATCCTGTATGGAGCAAGGATGGTAAAGCAATCTACTTCCTCTCGACCCGCGAAGGCGGATCGCAACTATGGAAGTACAACCTCAGCGATGGGGCAATGGCCAAGCTAAGCAGCCTCGATGGCGACATCAACGGTTTCACAATCTCTCCAGATGGTCAGAAGATTGCTTACGCAACCGATGTGAAGATACAAAAGGTTAGCGGCAAGGAGGTTTATCCCGAAATGGATAAGTCGAACGTGATGATCTTCGACAACCTGATGTACCGCCACTGGGATACCTGGGAGGATGGCTCGTACAGCCACATCTTTGTTGCCGACTTTAAGAACAACACCATCGAAGGTGCTATCGACATCAACAAGGATCAGGCATGGGACACCCCAATGGCAACCGACTACGACATTGCAGAGGTACAGTGGAGCCCAGACTCAAAGAAGATTGTGTTCGCCACCAAGCCGCTTACCAGCCGCCAGTACGCCACCAGCACCAACTCCGACATCTTTGTTTACAACGTCGAAAGCAAAACGACTGAAAACATCTCTTCGGATAATGCCGGTTACGACCGCTACCCCACCTTCTCGCCCGATGGTAAGACCATCGCATGGTGGAGCATGAAAACCGACGGATATGAGAGCGACCAAAAACGCCTCTTCCTAATGGACGTTGCAACTGGCGTAAAAACATACGCTACTGCCGGATTCGACCAAAACATCGAAACCTATACATGGAGCAACGACAGCAAGACCATCTACTTTACCAGCGGAATCCAAGGCACCGAGCAGGTATTTAAGATTGATGTGGCCAAGAAAGCCATCACCCAGTTCACCAAGGGCTACCACGACTACACCGCCTGCTGCTTCAACAACGGCGTGCTAGTTGGTCAAAAGATGTCGATAAAGATGTCGCCCGAAATCTTTAAGGTTGATATCAAAACTGGCAAGGAGACTCAGCTAACCTTTACCAACGCCAACATCTACCGCCACATTAAGATGGCCGAAACTCAGGAGCGTTGGGTTACCACCACCGACGGTAAGAAGATGCTCGTTTGGGTAGTTCTCCCCGTAAACTTCGATGCAAGCAAGAAGTATCCTGCCCTACTCTACTGCCAAGGCGGACCACAATCAACCGTTAGCCAGTTCTGGAGCTTC
This window of the uncultured Acetobacteroides sp. genome carries:
- a CDS encoding S9 family peptidase — translated: MKKIHFKPAALLLLSLMAFSSGKGAHAATGAIAIDTALTKEEIAKGILTPEIMWKFGRVGAPTLSPDGQQVVYPISYYNLKENKGVTNLYLLSTKGGEPKKITDEKGSESNPVWSKDGKAIYFLSTREGGSQLWKYNLSDGAMAKLSSLDGDINGFTISPDGQKIAYATDVKIQKVSGKEVYPEMDKSNVMIFDNLMYRHWDTWEDGSYSHIFVADFKNNTIEGAIDINKDQAWDTPMATDYDIAEVQWSPDSKKIVFATKPLTSRQYATSTNSDIFVYNVESKTTENISSDNAGYDRYPTFSPDGKTIAWWSMKTDGYESDQKRLFLMDVATGVKTYATAGFDQNIETYTWSNDSKTIYFTSGIQGTEQVFKIDVAKKAITQFTKGYHDYTACCFNNGVLVGQKMSIKMSPEIFKVDIKTGKETQLTFTNANIYRHIKMAETQERWVTTTDGKKMLVWVVLPVNFDASKKYPALLYCQGGPQSTVSQFWSFRWNFQIMAANDYVIVAPNRRGVPSFGQEWNAQISGDYSGQNIKDYLSAIDDVKKEPWVDANRLGCVGASYGGYSTYFLAGNHEKRFKAFIAHNGMFNLESFYAATEETFFANHDLGGAYWDKSNAVAQRSFANSPHRFVQNWDTPIMVIVGGHDFRIPYTEGLQAYNAAKLREIPAKLLVFPEETHFVTKPQNAVIWQREFFGWLDKWLK
- the miaA gene encoding tRNA (adenosine(37)-N6)-dimethylallyltransferase MiaA, with protein sequence MSKKLYDLITIVGPTACGKTTLAVALADRLGGEILSADSRQVYRCMDIGTGKDLSEYQLNGRHIPYHLIDIVDAGVRFDVFEYQQAFLKAYNEVAARGNQAIVCGGSGMYVEAVVKGYDLKPVPQNDELRASLEAYSLEKLTGMLSTMKSLHNRTDVDTKNRAIRAIEIETYYRDHPNEKEDFPKFTNIYFGIDIPRDLRRERITQRLHQRLDEGLIDEVKSLLAKGVTIDDLLYYGLEYKFVGSYLDGKLAYPDMESGLEMAIHQFAKRQMTWFRGMERKGATINWIEYQLTLDEKVELILEKIGQ